The following are encoded in a window of Halosolutus halophilus genomic DNA:
- a CDS encoding phage terminase large subunit family protein, with amino-acid sequence MNGDQSTLGRCPECGSSIPSGWQLIEYEREDGADGVFAECPSCSEVVAPK; translated from the coding sequence ATGAACGGTGATCAGTCGACGCTCGGTCGGTGTCCTGAGTGCGGCAGTTCGATCCCGAGCGGCTGGCAGCTAATCGAGTACGAACGCGAGGACGGAGCGGACGGCGTTTTCGCCGAGTGTCCATCGTGTTCCGAGGTCGTCGCGCCGAAGTGA
- a CDS encoding DEAD/DEAH box helicase codes for MTDDWSSPADPDESIDAEQPAPSEGTTPTADRDEDAADRFSLADFHDASQEVGRPVLTAAAVARALDVSHETASEALEDLADGGDLQRLSVGTDPVVWYPSELEDLTDRERVVVFPKRREIVVDRPAQFTRAQLSQFAHLADTNGDQGYRYVVRPEDVWQTPHDSFDALRRTMRQALGRRSDALEDWVESQWDRAHQFRLATHEEGYTVLEANSAEIMGNVARQKLDEEHVHAPISDTEDWVREGSEAAIKRILYEAGYPVRDHRDLDAGEALPIDLQVRLRDYQRTWVDRFAEAGEGVFVGPPGSGKTVAAVGAMAHIEGETLVLVPSRDLARQWADTIVDYTSLEPGQIGQYHGGRKEVRPVTIATYQIAGMDRHRSLFDDREWGLVIFDECQHVPSDVYRRSTHLQSRHRLGLSASPIREDDRQTEIFTLVGPPIGTDWEALFESGFVAEPELEIRYVPWGDEEQGNAYASAEGQEKYRIAARNRGKVDEVRYLLSAHPDSKALVFVDYLDQGRDLATALDVPFLSGETPHHERRRLLDEFRRNERDLLVVSRVGDEGIDLPTADLAIVASGLGGSRRQGTQRAGRTMRPAGGALVYVLATRGTREEDFARRQLQHLGRKGMTIREETVDRDGDDE; via the coding sequence GTGACTGACGACTGGTCCTCGCCAGCCGACCCCGACGAATCGATCGACGCCGAGCAGCCAGCGCCGAGCGAAGGCACCACGCCGACCGCGGATCGTGACGAGGACGCGGCCGATCGGTTCTCGCTCGCGGACTTTCACGACGCCTCACAGGAGGTCGGACGGCCGGTGCTGACCGCGGCCGCCGTCGCCCGCGCGCTCGACGTCTCCCACGAGACGGCCAGCGAGGCGCTCGAGGACCTCGCCGACGGCGGCGACCTCCAGCGGCTCTCCGTCGGGACCGATCCGGTCGTCTGGTACCCCAGCGAACTGGAGGACCTGACCGATCGGGAACGCGTGGTCGTGTTCCCGAAACGCCGCGAAATCGTCGTCGATCGTCCCGCCCAGTTCACGCGCGCACAACTCTCCCAGTTCGCCCACCTCGCAGACACCAACGGCGACCAGGGCTATCGCTACGTGGTCAGGCCCGAGGACGTCTGGCAGACGCCCCACGACAGCTTCGACGCCCTCCGTCGAACGATGCGACAGGCGCTCGGTCGTCGATCGGACGCGCTCGAAGACTGGGTCGAGAGCCAGTGGGACCGGGCCCACCAGTTCCGGCTCGCGACCCACGAGGAGGGCTACACCGTCCTCGAAGCCAACAGCGCCGAGATCATGGGGAACGTCGCTCGCCAGAAACTCGACGAAGAGCACGTTCACGCGCCGATCTCCGACACGGAGGACTGGGTTCGCGAGGGATCCGAGGCTGCGATCAAACGGATCCTCTACGAAGCCGGCTACCCGGTACGGGACCACCGCGACCTGGATGCCGGCGAGGCCTTGCCGATCGACCTCCAGGTTCGGCTCCGGGACTACCAGCGGACGTGGGTCGATCGGTTCGCCGAGGCGGGCGAGGGCGTCTTCGTCGGTCCGCCGGGCAGCGGCAAGACCGTCGCAGCCGTGGGCGCGATGGCCCACATCGAGGGCGAGACGCTGGTTCTCGTGCCGAGTCGAGACCTGGCCCGGCAGTGGGCCGATACGATCGTCGACTACACCTCGCTCGAGCCCGGCCAGATCGGCCAGTACCACGGCGGCCGGAAGGAGGTTCGCCCAGTGACGATCGCGACCTACCAGATCGCGGGTATGGACCGCCACCGGTCGCTGTTCGACGACCGCGAGTGGGGGCTCGTGATCTTCGACGAGTGCCAGCACGTTCCCTCGGACGTTTACCGCCGGAGCACCCACCTGCAGTCACGGCACCGACTCGGCCTCTCCGCGAGTCCGATCCGCGAGGACGATCGCCAGACCGAGATCTTCACCCTCGTCGGTCCGCCGATCGGAACCGACTGGGAGGCGCTGTTCGAGTCCGGGTTCGTCGCCGAACCGGAACTCGAGATCCGGTACGTCCCGTGGGGTGACGAGGAACAGGGCAACGCCTACGCGTCGGCGGAGGGCCAGGAGAAGTACCGGATCGCCGCCCGGAACCGGGGCAAGGTCGACGAGGTCAGGTACCTGCTGTCCGCCCACCCCGACTCGAAGGCGCTCGTCTTCGTCGACTACCTCGACCAGGGCCGGGACCTCGCGACCGCCCTCGACGTCCCCTTCCTCAGCGGGGAAACCCCACACCACGAGCGTCGACGATTGCTCGACGAGTTCCGCCGGAACGAACGCGACCTGCTCGTCGTCTCGCGGGTCGGCGACGAAGGGATCGACCTGCCGACCGCGGACCTGGCGATCGTCGCCTCCGGACTCGGCGGGTCGCGCCGACAGGGCACCCAGCGCGCCGGTCGAACGATGCGCCCCGCCGGCGGCGCGCTCGTGTACGTCCTCGCGACGCGTGGCACCCGCGAAGAGGACTTCGCCCGTCGTCAGCTCCAGCACCTCGGCCGCAAGGGGATGACGATCCGCGAAGAGACCGTCGATCGGGACGGAGACGACGAGTAA
- a CDS encoding DUF4336 domain-containing protein → MLDERGRQLWTYEEPLRFFGVDIGRIMTVVRLSSGGLFVQSPAELTVELREALDELGAVRFVAPASKLHGHLYMEQYRAAYPRAELLAAPGLDVRRADLTFDHLLGDTPDPRWATDIDQVAILGHRWLTEIAYCHRHSGTVVLGDVGFHVDETSPLQTRLLARALGVYERVAPPIEYRLTVTNESTFRRSIRDVLAWDFDRVIPGHGEIVETGGKAAVIDGFDWVL, encoded by the coding sequence ATGCTCGACGAGCGGGGGCGGCAGCTGTGGACGTACGAAGAGCCGCTCCGGTTTTTCGGCGTGGATATCGGGCGAATCATGACGGTCGTTCGTCTCTCGAGCGGCGGTCTCTTCGTCCAGTCGCCGGCCGAGTTGACGGTCGAACTCCGGGAGGCGCTCGACGAACTCGGGGCCGTCCGGTTCGTGGCCCCGGCGAGCAAACTCCACGGGCACCTGTACATGGAACAGTACCGGGCGGCGTACCCGCGAGCCGAACTGCTCGCCGCGCCCGGTCTCGACGTTCGGCGGGCCGACCTGACGTTCGACCACCTTCTCGGCGATACGCCCGACCCCCGGTGGGCCACCGATATCGACCAGGTCGCGATCCTCGGCCACCGATGGCTCACCGAGATCGCGTACTGTCACCGGCACAGCGGGACGGTCGTTCTCGGGGACGTCGGCTTCCACGTCGATGAGACGAGCCCGCTGCAAACGCGACTCCTCGCACGGGCACTCGGCGTCTACGAGCGGGTCGCACCGCCGATCGAGTACCGGCTCACGGTGACCAACGAGTCGACGTTTCGCCGATCGATCCGGGACGTCCTCGCGTGGGATTTCGATCGGGTGATTCCGGGGCACGGGGAGATCGTCGAGACCGGTGGAAAAGCGGCTGTCATCGACGGCTTCGACTGGGTACTGTAG
- a CDS encoding mRNA cleavage and polyadenylation specificity factor-like protein, with amino-acid sequence MTVRHRDGIHFEFAGTDDAGIVADARSAVGEINVVSHAHADHTFRSTPETVVCSAETAAIAAARTGIEFEFVERAAGIELVPAGHVVGSRAALLEDGDSRRYCYTGDVSTRDRCYLEGFDPSAVEADVLVIETTYGSPEYRFPAQSDLESAIADWLRDAADRPLFLFGYSLGRAQKLQWIAQNATDREILVSDTIHEVTRAIESATELAFAGQPYDSLRGLTDEIVILPSNQARSDWVETVVDREDGLKAGFSGWAVDDSFRYRGGYDVTFPLTDHCDFDELVATVREIDPEVVYTHHGFDEEFADLLATEYGFRARPLKRDQRTLGEFR; translated from the coding sequence GTGACCGTACGCCATCGAGACGGCATCCACTTCGAGTTCGCTGGCACCGACGACGCCGGCATCGTCGCGGACGCGCGGAGCGCCGTCGGCGAGATCAACGTCGTGAGCCACGCCCACGCCGATCACACGTTCCGATCGACCCCCGAAACCGTCGTCTGTTCGGCCGAGACGGCAGCGATCGCGGCGGCCCGGACCGGGATCGAATTCGAATTCGTCGAGCGCGCGGCGGGAATCGAACTCGTCCCGGCGGGCCACGTCGTCGGTTCCCGTGCGGCCCTGCTGGAGGACGGGGACAGCCGCCGCTACTGCTACACCGGCGACGTCTCGACGCGCGATCGGTGCTACCTCGAGGGGTTCGATCCCTCGGCCGTCGAGGCCGACGTGCTCGTGATCGAGACCACCTACGGCAGCCCGGAGTACCGGTTTCCCGCCCAGTCCGACCTCGAATCGGCGATCGCGGACTGGCTACGCGACGCCGCCGATCGGCCGCTGTTCCTGTTCGGCTACTCGCTCGGCCGCGCACAGAAACTCCAGTGGATCGCACAGAACGCAACTGACCGCGAGATCCTCGTCTCGGACACGATCCACGAGGTCACGCGAGCGATCGAGTCGGCGACCGAACTCGCGTTCGCCGGCCAGCCGTACGACTCCCTGCGGGGGCTGACCGACGAAATCGTGATCCTGCCGTCGAACCAGGCCCGATCGGACTGGGTCGAAACCGTGGTCGATCGCGAGGACGGACTGAAGGCGGGGTTTTCGGGCTGGGCCGTCGACGACTCGTTCCGCTATCGGGGCGGCTACGACGTCACCTTCCCGCTGACCGACCACTGCGACTTCGACGAACTCGTCGCGACGGTTCGCGAGATCGACCCCGAGGTCGTCTACACCCACCACGGCTTCGACGAGGAGTTCGCGGACCTGCTCGCGACCGAGTACGGCTTCCGGGCACGACCGCTGAAGCGCGACCAGCGGACGCTCGGGGAGTTCCGCTGA
- a CDS encoding DNA-3-methyladenine glycosylase family protein: protein MQSGAIPVAELSGGFDLYRTLESGQSYLWRRSDGEMYTGEPAPGAWYYTVVDGSGDGSSSGGVIRVRHRNDALEWQSSTDAESVLRNLLRLDDDLEAIAAAAPDDPLVREAYDAHRGMRLVEDPPFGTLISFICSAQMRVSRIHDMVSTLAREYGDPIAFDGETYHAFPTPEQLAAATEAELRDLGLGYRAPYVVRTAEMVASGEAHPAEARDLEYEAAREYLTQFVGVGDKVADCVLLFSLGFDEAVPLDTWIRSAIEEYYPDCDRGSYAATSRAIRDRLGGEYAGYAQTYVFHFLRTGGRDP, encoded by the coding sequence ATGCAATCGGGTGCGATCCCTGTCGCCGAGCTTTCGGGTGGGTTCGACCTGTACCGAACGCTCGAGAGCGGCCAGAGCTACCTCTGGCGTCGATCGGACGGCGAGATGTACACCGGCGAACCGGCACCCGGGGCGTGGTATTACACCGTCGTCGACGGCTCGGGAGACGGGTCGTCTTCCGGCGGAGTGATACGCGTCCGCCACCGGAACGACGCGCTGGAGTGGCAGTCGTCGACCGACGCCGAGTCGGTCCTGCGGAACCTCCTGCGGCTGGACGACGACCTCGAAGCGATCGCCGCGGCCGCCCCCGACGACCCGCTCGTCCGGGAGGCCTACGATGCCCATCGGGGCATGCGACTCGTCGAGGATCCGCCCTTCGGGACGCTGATCTCCTTTATCTGTTCGGCCCAGATGCGCGTGAGCCGCATCCACGACATGGTCTCGACGCTGGCCCGCGAGTACGGCGACCCGATCGCGTTCGACGGGGAGACGTACCACGCCTTCCCGACGCCGGAACAGCTCGCGGCCGCGACCGAGGCGGAGCTCCGTGACCTCGGGCTGGGCTATCGCGCCCCCTACGTCGTGCGAACGGCCGAGATGGTCGCCTCCGGCGAGGCCCACCCAGCGGAGGCTCGCGACCTCGAGTACGAGGCCGCGCGGGAGTATCTGACCCAGTTCGTCGGCGTCGGCGACAAGGTGGCCGACTGCGTCCTCCTCTTTTCGCTCGGCTTCGACGAGGCCGTACCGCTCGACACCTGGATCCGGTCGGCGATCGAGGAGTACTACCCCGACTGCGATCGGGGCTCGTATGCGGCGACCTCCCGGGCGATACGCGACCGCCTCGGGGGTGAGTACGCGGGCTACGCCCAGACGTACGTGTTCCATTTCCTCAGAACTGGTGGACGAGACCCGTAG